A portion of the Natronogracilivirga saccharolytica genome contains these proteins:
- a CDS encoding efflux RND transporter periplasmic adaptor subunit, which translates to MEKRTNKKKEIGAALIITAVLIAAGFIFYQNNNQENESTVLYETEEDEAVPVRTVRVNRESWHLTRTYPGNIEQWEYAFISGAAGTRILSIHAREGDKVQKGDLLAEMDRSNLNQAEVQMNTACNEVRRLENLAEAGAVSGQQLEQAQAQYDNAKSSYEQLREDTDLRAPIDGVITDKYFVEGEQFSPGGERPSLMTLMTVDPVKVTINISERYFPLIYYGMEVDVMPDTYPGETFEGEVDFIGPTVDPVSRTFRVEIRIDNPDHRLSPGMFARVRMDMDEREDLFLPAAAVHREPGNQTRYVYRVNDGTAERADVQTGDRMEEMLQIRDGLNEGDQVIQEGAGRVESGSEVRIVE; encoded by the coding sequence ATGGAAAAAAGAACAAATAAAAAGAAAGAAATTGGAGCAGCACTGATTATTACAGCTGTACTTATAGCGGCCGGATTCATTTTTTATCAGAATAACAATCAGGAAAATGAATCCACCGTATTATACGAGACCGAAGAAGATGAAGCAGTTCCTGTCCGCACGGTCCGTGTTAATCGTGAAAGCTGGCACCTCACACGCACGTATCCCGGAAACATCGAACAGTGGGAATACGCATTTATCTCAGGTGCAGCGGGTACGCGGATTTTATCCATTCATGCCAGGGAGGGCGACAAGGTGCAAAAGGGCGATCTTCTGGCCGAGATGGATCGCAGCAATCTGAACCAGGCGGAAGTGCAGATGAATACTGCCTGCAATGAAGTAAGAAGACTGGAAAACCTGGCGGAAGCAGGAGCAGTCTCAGGACAGCAGCTTGAGCAGGCACAGGCGCAGTATGACAATGCCAAAAGTTCCTACGAACAGCTCAGGGAAGACACGGACCTGCGGGCGCCCATCGACGGCGTGATAACAGATAAATACTTTGTCGAAGGAGAACAGTTTTCACCCGGCGGAGAGCGGCCTTCACTGATGACACTGATGACCGTGGATCCGGTCAAGGTGACAATCAATATTTCAGAGCGGTATTTCCCTCTGATTTATTATGGAATGGAAGTGGATGTGATGCCTGACACTTATCCCGGAGAGACATTTGAGGGAGAAGTTGATTTCATTGGTCCGACAGTGGATCCGGTCAGCCGGACATTTCGTGTGGAAATCCGCATTGATAATCCGGATCACCGTCTGAGTCCGGGCATGTTTGCCAGGGTACGGATGGATATGGATGAACGGGAGGATCTGTTTTTGCCTGCGGCGGCGGTCCACAGGGAGCCGGGCAATCAGACACGTTATGTATACCGCGTAAACGACGGCACAGCAGAAAGAGCAGATGTACAGACAGGTGACCGAATGGAAGAGATGCTTCAGATAAGGGACGGCCTGAATGAAGGTGACCAGGTGATACAGGAGGGGGCCGGCCGTGTAGAAAGCGGAAGCGAAGTGCGCATTGTAGAATAA
- a CDS encoding TolC family protein yields the protein MYRLILIFISVAVLADPARVFATQPEGPESSGNSQDDKETISLTLDDAIRKALENSQQIRDARFESQISEAARREAQTGYLPRVTIEGSYQNYVDLPVIFLPPDSPLGDRLETGTDHNFDVSAQLSMPIYNQSVIRGVSLAKANEAMSEVMMEATRQEMKEEVQQAWLNVKLAEESLKALRISKERRQTDLELVKSMVEEQVAPEYDEIRTRVQLENLKPEVRQAENAFTGAVNYLKLLTAIPVDQDISLEGTLEKLYSEKGASGQDQLLTQDFSSNPDLMQQDARLEVAEAQLSLDRAAYVPSLSLIGSHTQQAQGNTFEPFDYDWVSTTFVGVNLSIPLFSGFERRLQRQQSQLQLEQQESQREFLEESVQVDYQNALDEMRQAGAAIEAQEANVEMAERGYEIARVGYESGSHTLIEVNDAELATTEARLNYLQSLFDYMNATLELERILGVHATD from the coding sequence ATGTACCGACTCATATTAATATTCATATCAGTGGCTGTTCTGGCGGATCCTGCCAGGGTGTTTGCAACCCAGCCTGAAGGGCCAGAATCTTCAGGTAATAGTCAGGACGATAAAGAAACCATTTCACTTACACTGGATGACGCCATTAGAAAAGCACTTGAAAACAGTCAGCAAATACGTGATGCCCGGTTTGAAAGCCAGATTTCCGAAGCAGCCCGCAGGGAAGCGCAAACCGGATACCTGCCGCGTGTTACTATTGAGGGAAGCTATCAGAATTACGTAGATCTGCCGGTTATCTTTCTGCCTCCGGACAGCCCGCTTGGTGACCGCCTCGAAACAGGTACAGATCACAACTTTGATGTCAGTGCGCAGTTGTCCATGCCCATATACAACCAGAGTGTGATCAGGGGAGTGTCGCTGGCCAAAGCAAATGAGGCAATGTCGGAGGTGATGATGGAAGCAACTCGCCAGGAAATGAAGGAGGAGGTACAACAGGCCTGGCTGAATGTAAAACTGGCGGAAGAATCACTGAAAGCGCTCAGAATCAGCAAAGAGAGGCGTCAGACGGATCTTGAGCTGGTGAAATCGATGGTAGAAGAACAAGTGGCACCGGAATATGATGAAATCAGGACACGTGTTCAGCTTGAAAATCTGAAACCCGAAGTGCGGCAGGCTGAGAATGCGTTCACCGGTGCAGTGAACTATCTGAAGCTGCTGACTGCCATTCCGGTTGACCAGGATATTTCCCTGGAAGGGACACTGGAAAAGCTCTATTCTGAAAAGGGCGCATCCGGACAGGATCAATTGCTGACGCAGGACTTTTCATCGAACCCGGATCTTATGCAGCAAGATGCGCGGCTGGAGGTTGCCGAAGCGCAACTGAGTCTGGACCGTGCGGCATATGTACCGTCACTGTCTCTCATCGGGTCACACACCCAGCAGGCGCAGGGAAACACATTTGAACCGTTTGACTACGATTGGGTTTCGACCACTTTTGTAGGGGTAAACCTCAGTATACCTCTATTTTCCGGTTTTGAACGGCGTTTACAGAGACAGCAGTCGCAGCTGCAGCTTGAGCAGCAGGAGTCACAAAGGGAGTTTTTAGAGGAATCTGTGCAAGTGGATTATCAGAACGCCCTCGACGAAATGAGACAGGCAGGGGCTGCAATTGAAGCACAGGAAGCCAATGTGGAGATGGCCGAGCGTGGTTACGAAATAGCAAGAGTTGGTTACGAAAGCGGTTCACATACGCTTATCGAGGTCAATGACGCCGAGCTCGCCACCACCGAAGCCCGTCTGAACTATCTGCAGTCACTGTTTGACTATATGAACGCCACCCTGGAACTGGAACGCATCCTGGGTGTGCATGCTACAGACTGA
- a CDS encoding TetR/AcrR family transcriptional regulator, with translation MLNKHHPIREQIEKAAYELFRKQGLTCVSMTDVAAELGMSKNTLYSHYRNKEDLIFHSMKHQSAVRDRHRKKILNEHKQVIDGMVALMQFGVRQLEKINPVLFEQMRRNYPRLYETIQKETSSRIYNDITALLEKGKHEGWFLEEVNSDIVARLFGEQMRQLVNYELFPVTEYPRPELFRHIFLHFMRGITTAKGRRRIDQLVDHYQTFRDGSGPVTTATQ, from the coding sequence ATGCTCAATAAACATCACCCGATCAGGGAACAGATTGAAAAGGCAGCTTATGAACTGTTTCGCAAACAGGGATTGACGTGTGTCAGCATGACAGATGTTGCTGCTGAACTGGGCATGTCCAAGAACACACTGTACTCACACTACCGGAATAAAGAGGATCTGATTTTCCACAGTATGAAGCATCAGTCGGCCGTAAGAGATCGTCACAGAAAAAAAATACTGAATGAACACAAACAGGTCATCGACGGAATGGTGGCACTGATGCAGTTTGGCGTCAGGCAGCTGGAGAAAATCAATCCGGTCCTGTTTGAACAGATGCGGCGCAATTATCCCAGGCTTTACGAAACCATTCAGAAAGAGACGTCCTCCAGAATATATAACGATATCACCGCACTGCTGGAAAAAGGTAAACACGAAGGCTGGTTTCTGGAGGAAGTGAATTCCGATATCGTTGCCCGGCTGTTCGGTGAGCAAATGCGACAGCTGGTCAACTATGAGCTGTTTCCTGTAACTGAGTACCCCCGGCCTGAGCTGTTTCGCCACATATTCCTGCACTTTATGCGGGGTATCACTACGGCAAAGGGCCGTCGCCGAATAGACCAGCTTGTTGATCATTATCAAACCTTCCGGGACGGCTCCGGTCCTGTCACAACCGCAACACAATAA
- a CDS encoding DUF4168 domain-containing protein, with product MKSQSIFTGIIAAVFAMFAMPAEAQFQQPPQDEAPQIEVSDEELQVFVDASMNAQTVQAQSQQEMVAIVDEEGIDVQTYNEIMQAQQMGQSTDELDVSAEDMEKFESAFEKIEEIEQEMEADLTEAIEDEGMDMDRFQEINMAVQQDPELQQRVQQMIQEAQMQQGQQQPQQQPQPEGY from the coding sequence ATGAAATCACAATCCATTTTCACCGGAATCATCGCCGCCGTGTTCGCTATGTTTGCCATGCCGGCGGAAGCACAATTCCAGCAGCCTCCTCAGGACGAAGCTCCGCAGATCGAAGTTTCCGATGAAGAACTGCAGGTATTTGTTGATGCTTCCATGAATGCACAAACGGTACAGGCACAATCCCAGCAAGAGATGGTGGCGATTGTGGATGAAGAGGGTATCGACGTACAGACGTACAACGAAATCATGCAGGCCCAGCAAATGGGACAATCTACTGACGAACTGGACGTGTCCGCAGAAGACATGGAAAAGTTTGAAAGTGCCTTTGAAAAAATCGAGGAGATTGAGCAGGAAATGGAAGCCGACCTGACCGAAGCCATTGAAGATGAAGGTATGGATATGGACCGATTCCAGGAAATCAACATGGCTGTTCAACAGGATCCTGAACTGCAGCAGCGCGTGCAGCAAATGATCCAGGAAGCTCAAATGCAGCAGGGACAGCAGCAGCCTCAGCAGCAACCACAGCCAGAAGGTTACTAA
- a CDS encoding TetR/AcrR family transcriptional regulator, whose protein sequence is MGRSGMSDELLEVAGNLFRKHGITYVTMDDISREMGISKKTLYKYYRNKEDLLYHVFKKGIEDRFRKHREVLVNAPNIIEGLVMVMVDTMKDYEKMNPVLLEELRRRYRAVSDVIRKEQYEQSYDEILKMLEKGKQQGVIMEEVDSDIVAKLFMAQTKHIHDYDLFPVTEYPRAKLFEYVFLNFLRSIITEKGKSLLDQAYRKYEGDFFRK, encoded by the coding sequence ATGGGTAGAAGTGGAATGTCAGATGAACTGCTGGAGGTTGCCGGAAACTTATTCCGGAAGCATGGTATTACCTATGTTACCATGGATGATATTTCCAGGGAGATGGGGATCTCCAAGAAAACATTATATAAATATTACAGAAACAAGGAAGATCTGTTATACCATGTTTTCAAAAAGGGAATTGAGGACCGGTTCCGCAAGCACAGGGAAGTTCTTGTTAACGCGCCCAATATTATTGAAGGCCTTGTGATGGTTATGGTCGATACCATGAAGGATTATGAAAAAATGAATCCCGTTCTGCTCGAAGAGCTTCGCAGAAGGTACCGCGCGGTTTCCGATGTCATTCGCAAAGAGCAGTACGAGCAAAGTTATGATGAAATTCTCAAGATGCTTGAGAAGGGTAAGCAGCAGGGGGTCATAATGGAAGAAGTGGACAGCGATATTGTGGCCAAGCTGTTTATGGCGCAGACTAAACATATCCATGATTACGATTTGTTTCCGGTGACCGAGTATCCGCGGGCGAAGCTTTTCGAGTATGTTTTCCTGAATTTTCTGAGAAGTATTATTACTGAAAAAGGAAAATCTCTCCTGGATCAGGCATACCGGAAATATGAAGGGGATTTTTTCAGAAAATAG
- a CDS encoding porin family protein encodes MKKQKIYSSLLAAAVLTVMTLGSGQNAHAQSQMEYSPVTWGLNAGLTVSDLWGDDVGGTTVRAGFTGGAFLNYRVHPTFSIQPEMNFTMKYSQADAGVLGEAQKTDYDLGYLEIPVLFKAHLPTQSMITPNLYAGPALSFKLYGEADSDDLRSTHNSVDFGLAFGGGIDINRALHLDLRYTLGLVDVFDAPGDPEVKNGAFQVTLGYGF; translated from the coding sequence ATGAAAAAGCAAAAAATTTATTCGTCTTTACTGGCTGCAGCAGTACTTACTGTCATGACACTCGGATCCGGGCAGAATGCCCATGCACAGTCACAAATGGAATATTCTCCGGTTACCTGGGGACTCAACGCGGGTCTCACGGTTTCCGATCTCTGGGGAGATGATGTCGGAGGTACCACGGTCCGGGCCGGATTTACCGGAGGTGCTTTTTTGAACTACCGCGTCCACCCAACGTTTTCCATCCAGCCGGAGATGAATTTCACCATGAAATACAGTCAGGCAGATGCTGGTGTCCTCGGAGAAGCTCAAAAAACAGATTACGATCTGGGATATCTTGAAATACCGGTACTTTTCAAGGCACATTTGCCTACCCAGAGCATGATCACACCAAACCTGTACGCCGGTCCGGCACTGTCTTTCAAACTTTATGGAGAGGCTGACAGCGATGACCTCAGAAGCACACACAACAGTGTCGATTTCGGACTGGCATTCGGCGGCGGAATTGACATCAACAGGGCATTGCATCTTGATCTCAGGTATACGCTGGGACTTGTGGATGTATTTGATGCTCCGGGTGATCCGGAAGTGAAAAACGGTGCATTCCAGGTAACACTGGGGTACGGATTCTGA
- a CDS encoding bacteriocin gives MDTLNTNVKELTKSELTSINGGDDLSESIFRFFGKIVGAIENFEFDSDVASSGVGRVTR, from the coding sequence ATGGATACCTTGAACACTAATGTCAAAGAACTCACTAAAAGTGAACTGACCAGCATCAACGGTGGAGACGACTTGTCGGAGAGCATCTTCCGTTTTTTTGGCAAGATTGTCGGAGCTATTGAAAACTTTGAGTTTGACAGTGATGTCGCAAGCTCAGGAGTTGGGCGCGTTACCCGATAA